In Cololabis saira isolate AMF1-May2022 chromosome 10, fColSai1.1, whole genome shotgun sequence, a single window of DNA contains:
- the fam131aa gene encoding protein FAM131A isoform X1 translates to MILSSCSIERMEELREEEEEELKFEGSEMIPKSGKSPADSRKSVGIHEFAALARSSLNGISQAVRDHVTKPTSLAQGRVAHLIEWKGWPKPAGPPAGAHSQLSTYSHLTEGEKEARFAAGVAEQFAIAEAKLRAWASLDDDDGEDSIDEDSPTCGQTLTVSKSSDATTFSPISEAPGQPEIQSSGAEPSDCPVSSSSSSSLLCNVPPTLNDLPASQTNSPTLPSDCMRSFLEEEEEEEEEERLDGLEEQLAPLQEQRSEVYNKIEWRPRARSSRFDSCYSTSHSESPGEEEEEDEEDEGSVFHEVRVWHCSPRGFFSDRASSGVASFDEEEEREEGEDEKKEEKEYFM, encoded by the exons ATGATCCTGAGCTCCTGCAGTATTGAGAGAATGGAGGAactgagagaggaggaggaggaggag cTGAAATTTGAGGGGAGTGAAATGATTCCTAAGTCAGGAAAATCTCCAGCAGACTCACGAAAAAGTGTTGGCATCCATGAGTTTGCAGCACTCGCCAGATCCTCCTTAAATG GCATCTCTCAGGCAGTGAGGGACCATGTGACGAAGCCCACCTCCCTGGCTCAGGGCCGGGTCGCCCATCTCATAGAGTGGAAAGGTTGGCCCAAACCTGCAGGTCCACCAGCTGGCGCCCACTCCCAGCTCAGCACCTACAGTCACCTGACTGAAGGGGAGAAAGAAGCTCGCTTTGCTGCAG GAGTGGCTGAGCAGTTTGCCATTGCTGAGGCAAAGCTGCGTGCCTGGGCGTCTCTGGATGATGACGATGGGGAAGACTCCATTGATGAAGATTCCCCCACCTGTGGACAGACTCTAACCGTGTCTAAGAGCTCAG ACGCCACTACGTTCAGTCCTATCAGCGAAGCGCCAGGCCAACCTGAGATCCAGAGCAGCGGGGCAGAACCCTCCGACTGTCCAgtgagctccagcagcagcagcagtctgcTCTGCAACGTTCCTCCAACTCTCAATGACCTCCCCGCATCACAGACCAACTCGCCCACTTTGCCCAGCGACTGCATGAGGTCattcctggaggaggaggaggaggaggaggaggaggagcggctgGATGGTCTGGAGGAGCAGCTGGCTCCTTTGCAGGAGCAGCGCAGTGAGGTCTACAACAAGATAGAATGGAGGCCCCGGGCCAGGAGCAGCAGGTTCGACTCCTGCTACTCCACCTCTCACTCCGAGTCCCccggagaggaggaagaggaggatgaggaagacGAAGGCAGTGTGTTTCATGAGGTTCGAGTTTGGCACTGCAGCCCAAGGGGCTTCTTCTCTGACCGGGCGTCTTCTGGAGTGGCGTCATTCgacgaggaagaggagagagaagagggagaggatgagaagaaggaggagaaagaatatttcatgtga
- the fam131aa gene encoding protein FAM131A isoform X2, which translates to MIPKSGKSPADSRKSVGIHEFAALARSSLNGISQAVRDHVTKPTSLAQGRVAHLIEWKGWPKPAGPPAGAHSQLSTYSHLTEGEKEARFAAGVAEQFAIAEAKLRAWASLDDDDGEDSIDEDSPTCGQTLTVSKSSDATTFSPISEAPGQPEIQSSGAEPSDCPVSSSSSSSLLCNVPPTLNDLPASQTNSPTLPSDCMRSFLEEEEEEEEEERLDGLEEQLAPLQEQRSEVYNKIEWRPRARSSRFDSCYSTSHSESPGEEEEEDEEDEGSVFHEVRVWHCSPRGFFSDRASSGVASFDEEEEREEGEDEKKEEKEYFM; encoded by the exons ATGATTCCTAAGTCAGGAAAATCTCCAGCAGACTCACGAAAAAGTGTTGGCATCCATGAGTTTGCAGCACTCGCCAGATCCTCCTTAAATG GCATCTCTCAGGCAGTGAGGGACCATGTGACGAAGCCCACCTCCCTGGCTCAGGGCCGGGTCGCCCATCTCATAGAGTGGAAAGGTTGGCCCAAACCTGCAGGTCCACCAGCTGGCGCCCACTCCCAGCTCAGCACCTACAGTCACCTGACTGAAGGGGAGAAAGAAGCTCGCTTTGCTGCAG GAGTGGCTGAGCAGTTTGCCATTGCTGAGGCAAAGCTGCGTGCCTGGGCGTCTCTGGATGATGACGATGGGGAAGACTCCATTGATGAAGATTCCCCCACCTGTGGACAGACTCTAACCGTGTCTAAGAGCTCAG ACGCCACTACGTTCAGTCCTATCAGCGAAGCGCCAGGCCAACCTGAGATCCAGAGCAGCGGGGCAGAACCCTCCGACTGTCCAgtgagctccagcagcagcagcagtctgcTCTGCAACGTTCCTCCAACTCTCAATGACCTCCCCGCATCACAGACCAACTCGCCCACTTTGCCCAGCGACTGCATGAGGTCattcctggaggaggaggaggaggaggaggaggaggagcggctgGATGGTCTGGAGGAGCAGCTGGCTCCTTTGCAGGAGCAGCGCAGTGAGGTCTACAACAAGATAGAATGGAGGCCCCGGGCCAGGAGCAGCAGGTTCGACTCCTGCTACTCCACCTCTCACTCCGAGTCCCccggagaggaggaagaggaggatgaggaagacGAAGGCAGTGTGTTTCATGAGGTTCGAGTTTGGCACTGCAGCCCAAGGGGCTTCTTCTCTGACCGGGCGTCTTCTGGAGTGGCGTCATTCgacgaggaagaggagagagaagagggagaggatgagaagaaggaggagaaagaatatttcatgtga